The Granulicella arctica genome segment GTCGATGCCGCCGGTGTCTGGAGCGTCGGATGCTGAGCCTGCATCGTGGGAAGCAGCGCAAAGAAGACACTAACGGCAGGTCCAAGGCGTAGAAATGTGCAGGCTCGCATGCCCCTTAGACGACCGACGTTCTCGGAGGTTTCATCCCACCCCGATATTCTTCACAACAGCAAGATGGTCCGGATGGTCAGCCGCAATCATCTATTCCTGTATGAATGAAAAGAGCATTGATCCCGGCGTACAGATTGGCCACGTCCACCTGAAGGTCGCGAACCTGGATCGAGCACTGGCGTTCTACAGCGGAGTGCTCGGCTTCGAGCTGGTGATGCGTCTCGGAGATAGCGCCGCGTTCATCTCGGCTGGCGGCTACCACCACCACATCGGCCTGAATACCTGGGAGAGCGCAGGCGGGCCGCCTCCGGCTCCAGGAACGACCGGGCTCTACCACCTCGCCATCCTCTACCCCACGCGAATCGCTCTGGCCGACGCCCTGAAGCGGCTGGTCGAGGCAGGCATTCCGCTCGACGGAGCATCCGACCACGGCGTCAGCGAAGCCCTCTACCTGCGCGATCCCGACGGTAACGGCGTCGAGCTCTACCGCGACCGCCCACGAGACGCATGGCCCAAAGACGCAACGGGAGCCTTCGCCATGTACACGCGAGCACTCGACGTCCGAGCCCTGCTTGCCGAAGTTCAGCCCGGTTAACTCTTTCGCACAATCAAGTTGTTTTTCCAGAGAGCAAGAACAACGTCCATCTGGCTCACATGAGGAATATCTTCCCCATCCGTCACCTCAGCCCAAAGGCTGTTGACCGTCTTGTGGGTACCGGCCTCGAGCAGCGAGACAGCTCGCAACGCGTAGCCCTTGTCCTTATTGGAGGGCGCATACTGCCCAGCAGGAATCCCCTTGACCAGTCCCGCCTCGCAGAGGCTGAGAAACGCATGTCGTGGAGCGCTCTTCCGCTGAGCCGTCGGACTCGTCGGATACAACCGCTGAACAACTTCGCTCCAGCGATCACCGGGGCTGCTCTTGTACTCTGCCTCCGCGCGCGCGGTCAGGATGGCAGCCTCTCCATATCGGTTAGCCATTCTTGCGCCCCTTCCGCGGTACCCGCTTCACAATCTTGAACTGATCCGAGATAGGCTTCTTCCAGACCTTCAAACCGCCCTCAATCGCGTTGCTGTTCGCCCCCAGCATGATCCCCTCTGGCAACTCCTTCATCAGCTTGGCGTTCCCTCCTCCAAGCAGCACATAGTCGCAAACCATTGCCAGCCGAAGACGCTCGGCGATATCCAGCACAGACTTGCGCCAACGCTTTTTGCCGCGAAGCTCCAGCCCCGCCAAACCGATATACTCCTCGTAGGTGCGCCCTTTTTTATAGGGAAGATGCGCAAGCTCCAGAGGAATAACGATTCCATCGAAGATCATCGCCGCACCCAGTCCTGTACCGGTCCCAAGGAAGAGCATCCGCCCGCCCTTGTACCCGCCGAGCGCCTGCATCGCCGCATCGTTGATAAACCGGTACGGCTTGCCCAACGCCTTCTCGTAATCGAAGTCGATCCAGCCTCCCCCTAGGTTGTGCGGCTCGGCCTTGGGAGCCTCATGGTTGACCGGCCCCGGATAGCCGATCGAGATGCAGTCATAATGCCAGCCCTTCGTGGCCGCAAGAACATCGTCAACCATCTGTTTGGCCGTCAGCGTCGGGCCGGAAGGAATCTTGATGGGGACGCGCGTGTCTGTAGAGGCGACCTTGATATTGGTGCCACCGATGTCGATAACAAGAACTTTCATTGGGTCCCAGAATACAGCGTCTTCAGCATCTTAGGGCGATGTTCCGGCCAGAGCGCCAGCCAGCGTTTGCCCAATCCAGCAGAGATCACGGCGACGAAACGCGCATCACTAAACGCTTTCTATGGCAGGCAGATAAAAAAGATTCCCTTTTCCTCGGAAATTAGCAGTAAATTGAAACTCAAGAGAGCTTAGACTCGTCTTTCCTCGTGATTCCCCCCATGTAAGGTTCTGTCGGCGCAGTCCACCGGCAGGAGAAATAGTCCACCCGTTTCGCAGCTGGCCCACCCCTCCTGTCGCAGCGGACGTGTATTTCCCTATAACCGCTTTGTTTGAGGAGAACCGAATGACCCCCGATATCGCCCTATCCCGCCGAAACTTCATGCGCACCCTCGGAGTTGCCTCCTTCGCCGCAGCCTCGTTTCCAGCCCTCGCCGCAACCCAGCAAACCCCGGCAGCCAGTGGACCCGGTGCCCATCGCGGCATGTCCGACATGGGAGAGATGCGGCAGCTCCCACCGGATACGGTCATCATCAGCTCAAACGAAAACCCCCTTGGACCAGCCCAGTCCGCCCTGTCGGCGATCTGTAGCACAGCCTCTCTGGGAGGCCGGTACCACAGCGAAGAGACCATGAAGACCGTGATGGCCTTCAACGAGATCTACGGCCTCAAACGCGGCTACTCCGCACTGTTCCCCGGATCGGGCGGCCCACTCGACCTCGCATTGATGTCGAACATCGGCCCCGACAAACCGCTCGTCTACGGCGACCCAAGCTACGAGCAGGGACCACGCGCAGCCGAAACGATGAACGCCCCGAAGTTCCCCGTCAAACTGACCTCGACCTATGCGCACGATGTGAAAGCGATGCTCGCGGCAACTCCGACGGCAGGCGCGTACTACATCGTCAACCCGAACAACCCGACCGGCACCATGACGCCGCGCGAAGATATCCTCTGGCTGCTGAAGAACAAGCCCAAGGGCTCGGTCGTGATCGTAGATGAGGCCTACCACCACTTTTCGGACCATGAATCTGTCATCGACCAGGTCGCCGCCGATCAGGACTTGATCGTCATGCGAACCTTCTCGAAGATCTACGGCATGGCAGGTCTGCGCGCCGGTTTTGCAGTCGCCCGGCCTGACCTGTTGATGAAGTTCACCTCAGTTGCGCCTCCAGCGCGAACCCTGGCAAGCATCTCGATCACCAGCGCAGCCGGAGCACGCGCAAGCCTGCAAGACAAAGACCTCGTACCTCTGCGCAAAAAGATCAACGCGGATATCCGCTCAGAGACGCTGGAGTTCCTCACCAAGAAGGGCTACAAGGTCCTTCCCGGCTCGCAGGCAAACTTCTTCATGGTCGACGTCAACCGCCCCGGACATGACTTCCACGACGCCATGATGAAAGAGAACGTCGCCATCGGCCGCTCCTGGGCGGCAATGCCCAACTACGTCCGTGTCACCGTCGGCACCAAGGCCGAGATGCAGAAGTTTCAAACCGCCTTCGTCAAGTGCATGGATACGCCGCCCGGCACAGTCAACGGCGCTGCCTCCCTACACCTGCCGCAGTTCCACGTTCCAAGCGAACTCTATCGCGGATAATCTCCGCAATGGACACGACGGCCCCTGCGCTTGCCTCGCGGGGGCCGTCGCATTTCCAGCGAAAACTGCTCTCATTCCCGGCATGAGGAATCCCCGCGCTGTAAACTTGCATTCATTATGGATTTGATGGGATGTGGAACGGCGCTGGTCACCCCCTTTCGCAGGGACGGCGGCGTAGACGAACCTGCGCTGCACGCGCTGGTGAACTGGCAGATTGAGCAGGGGATCGACTTCCTCGTTCCCTGTGGAACAACAGGCGAAGCTTCAACCTTGACCGAAGCCGAGTGGCTTCACGTTGTCGAGAGCGTCGTAGGCTCCGCCGCCGGGCGCGTCCCCGTGATCGCGGGTTGCACCCACAACGCCACGCACGAGGCAGTCGCACGAGCAAAGAAACTTACCGGCATCTGGGGCCTCTCCGGAATCCTGACGGCAAACCCGTACTACAACCGTCCTGGACAAGAGGGCCAGTATCGCCACTTCCGAGCTATCGCCGAGGCGGTAGAACTCCCGGTGGTGCTCTACAACATCCCCTCCCGAACCGGCGCGAACCTCGAACCCGCAACCGTGCTGCGGCTGGCGGAGATTCCAAACATCATCGGCATCAAAGAGTCGAGCGGAAACCTCACCCAGATCACCGAGCTGCTCACCACCGCGCCCCGCAACTTCAAGGTCTTCGCCGGCGACGACGGAATCGCCCTGCCGGTCCTGTCCCTCGGGGCCGCCGGCCTAATCTCGGTCGCTTCAAACGCAATTCCGCACGAGATGACGGCAATGGTCCGATCGGCCCTCGAAAACGACTGGACGACCGCACGCCGGATCAACCGGCAGTTCTTCCGGCTCATGCAAGCCCACTTCTGGGAGGCGAGCCCCGCCCCGGTCAAGGCCGTACTGTCCATGCTCGGCAAGGGCGAGGACGTACTGCGTCTGCCCATGATCCCCGTCTCCGGCGACACACGCCGCAAGCTCGAGCGCCTCGTCGGCGAACTCGGCCTGCTGGTCGGTCTTCCCCCTACGGGCGAAGATCTGCGGATGTATTGAAAAATAAATAAAGGTTTTAAAAACTAAAGGACAGGTGTAGTTTGAGCGGAACGCTAGAAACAACGATCGAGCATTGGTTTGCCCAGGGAGCAGCGGCAATTGGAAACCCCGAGGCCGAAGCCTCCTTTTTTGAACTGCGCGGAGCACTGGAAGCAGGCACCCTGCGAGCAGCCGAACCAGACGCCTCCACTCCCCTCGGCTGGCGCGCCAACGCCTGGGTAAAGCGCGGAATCCTCCTCGGCTTCCGGCTGGGGACGATGGTCGAGATGGGCTCCCCCGACGGCCTCGCCTTCGTGGA includes the following:
- a CDS encoding aminotransferase class I/II-fold pyridoxal phosphate-dependent enzyme, whose protein sequence is MTPDIALSRRNFMRTLGVASFAAASFPALAATQQTPAASGPGAHRGMSDMGEMRQLPPDTVIISSNENPLGPAQSALSAICSTASLGGRYHSEETMKTVMAFNEIYGLKRGYSALFPGSGGPLDLALMSNIGPDKPLVYGDPSYEQGPRAAETMNAPKFPVKLTSTYAHDVKAMLAATPTAGAYYIVNPNNPTGTMTPREDILWLLKNKPKGSVVIVDEAYHHFSDHESVIDQVAADQDLIVMRTFSKIYGMAGLRAGFAVARPDLLMKFTSVAPPARTLASISITSAAGARASLQDKDLVPLRKKINADIRSETLEFLTKKGYKVLPGSQANFFMVDVNRPGHDFHDAMMKENVAIGRSWAAMPNYVRVTVGTKAEMQKFQTAFVKCMDTPPGTVNGAASLHLPQFHVPSELYRG
- a CDS encoding DUF6979 family protein; translated protein: MANRYGEAAILTARAEAEYKSSPGDRWSEVVQRLYPTSPTAQRKSAPRHAFLSLCEAGLVKGIPAGQYAPSNKDKGYALRAVSLLEAGTHKTVNSLWAEVTDGEDIPHVSQMDVVLALWKNNLIVRKS
- a CDS encoding VOC family protein, which translates into the protein MNEKSIDPGVQIGHVHLKVANLDRALAFYSGVLGFELVMRLGDSAAFISAGGYHHHIGLNTWESAGGPPPAPGTTGLYHLAILYPTRIALADALKRLVEAGIPLDGASDHGVSEALYLRDPDGNGVELYRDRPRDAWPKDATGAFAMYTRALDVRALLAEVQPG
- the dapA gene encoding 4-hydroxy-tetrahydrodipicolinate synthase yields the protein MDLMGCGTALVTPFRRDGGVDEPALHALVNWQIEQGIDFLVPCGTTGEASTLTEAEWLHVVESVVGSAAGRVPVIAGCTHNATHEAVARAKKLTGIWGLSGILTANPYYNRPGQEGQYRHFRAIAEAVELPVVLYNIPSRTGANLEPATVLRLAEIPNIIGIKESSGNLTQITELLTTAPRNFKVFAGDDGIALPVLSLGAAGLISVASNAIPHEMTAMVRSALENDWTTARRINRQFFRLMQAHFWEASPAPVKAVLSMLGKGEDVLRLPMIPVSGDTRRKLERLVGELGLLVGLPPTGEDLRMY
- a CDS encoding ROK family protein; translated protein: MKVLVIDIGGTNIKVASTDTRVPIKIPSGPTLTAKQMVDDVLAATKGWHYDCISIGYPGPVNHEAPKAEPHNLGGGWIDFDYEKALGKPYRFINDAAMQALGGYKGGRMLFLGTGTGLGAAMIFDGIVIPLELAHLPYKKGRTYEEYIGLAGLELRGKKRWRKSVLDIAERLRLAMVCDYVLLGGGNAKLMKELPEGIMLGANSNAIEGGLKVWKKPISDQFKIVKRVPRKGRKNG